The Mangrovibacillus cuniculi sequence CGCTAGGAGCTTTTCTAATCAATCACAATTATAGTTGTAGCATGCGCCAATAATGATTAAAAGAATAAATAATACTACAATCAAAGCAAACCAATTTGAATTTCCGCATCCACCATAACCGTAAGCTGGGTAAGCTGGGTATCCACATTCGTAACCGTACATGTGTAGTCACTCCTCAGATGTTTTGTTTTCTCTTACAGTCGTATCATATGCACTAAGGGCAAAAGCGGACTGTGTATTTGCCTAATTTTTTATTTTGGGCTAGGCTATGTAAGTTTCGAAAAGAAAACATTAGTGATAAGAACATGGTAAGGATGGTGTTTTATTCTTCAAATAGTAATAAAGGAATTACCCATCTAAGGAAAGAGCAAACTACTAT is a genomic window containing:
- a CDS encoding YjcZ family sporulation protein translates to MYGYECGYPAYPAYGYGGCGNSNWFALIVVLFILLIIIGACYNYNCD